ACCTTTACGACTCAATGCAAAAATCTCACTGACAGGTATCCGTTCCCCTTTGTCGGCAGGAATGTGTAAATCCGTGGTATAATCTTTCTGAAGTATTCTTGCACAACGGTCGAAACCAATACCGGAAGCTATAGCCTCCACACAATCCACCCTTCCACAAGTACATTTGATTCCTACATTGACTCCTACCCGCACATGTCCCACTTCACCGGCATTAAAATGGCTACCACGTATCTGCCTGCCGTTCACAACCGTGCCGACTGCAATACCCGTTCCTATATTCAAATAGATGAAGTTTTTGGAAATTTGCCCGAAGCCCCACACACGTTCGGCACGTGTGGCACTTTTCACATCATTGTCTATATGGCAGGGAATGCCATAAATATCCGCTAATTCCTTAGCCAAAGCAATAGGTTGCGTCCTGCTGGGATCTATTTGCAACCAGATACCCTGATTAGGATCTACCCGTCCGATCAATCCCACTCCCATGGCCAAAGGTTTCTTATCATACCATCCTACGGTTTTGATATAATCATCCAGTGATAGTTTGATAATATCCAACGCTGCTTGTTGGTTAAAATATCCGGAGTCATATTTTTTGTACCTCAAGATATTGCCGCGACTATCAATTTCGCCAATCAATAATTTAGTTCCGCCCAAATCCAGGCCTAAATACGTTTCCATTTTTTATCTGCATTTTTAGAAGGTTACTATTGACCACAATATTACGCACAATCAAGGAAACGAAAGTTGATTCTTTAACAAAAAAGGTTCGCTACTTATCCACTTAGGTTTAAATACAGTTTTTATACTCTAAAATTTACTGGGACTTGTGCCAAACTGCTTTTTAAAGCACGTACTGAAATATTTAGGGTCTGAAAAACCAACCATGCATGCCACTTCTCCGACTGAGTATTTCTGCGAAAGCAAAAGCTCTTTCGACTTATTCAACCGGACAATACGGATAAAATCATTCGGCCCTTGCCCTGTCAAAGTTTTTATCTTATTATAAACAGATGTACGACTCATGCCTAACGCACGGCAGAAGTCATTAATTGAGAATTCCGGATTAGTCATATTCTCATCGATGGCTGCCATGGCACTATCCAGAAACTCTTTATCCAATTGGCTGCTGTAATCTATTTCGTTGACAGGTATATCCGAGGAGAGCACAGTATCCCTGAGATGCTGCCTATTCTGGAGTATATTACGAAGCCTTACTTTCAATACGGACAAGTCAAAGGGTTTAATGATATAATCATTCGCCCCGGATTCCAATCCTAATATGATATTCTCCCTCTCACAAAGGGCGGTCAACAGAATGACAGGAATATGACTGGTCTCAACAGAAGATTTCAAGATCCGACACAACTCATCCCCTTGGATTACAGGCATTATGATATCTGAAATAATAATATCCGGATTGATTTCCCTCGCCATATCCAATGCCTTTCCTCCATCGGGTACACTGATTACCTTATATTCGGAAGACAAACTGTCCGTCAGATACTCACGCATATCTTTATCATCCTCGGCCAGCAACAGAATATTTTTATCCGTCTGGTCATCCTCCTCCTGAGATGAAACATCGGGAGACGTTACTTCTGGTAAATCCTCCTTCGCCACAACCACCATACCCGATCGCAGTTTCTTGGGAAATGTAACAGTGAACGTAGTCCCTTTATTCTCTATACTACTGAATTCTATCTTACCATGATGTTGCTTGATAATGCGGGAAGTAATCATCAGACCAATGCCGATGCCCTGTTCCTGAGAGTCTACCACATTCTTGGCACGATAATACTCATTAAAGATATTCTTCTGTTCTTCTGCAGGAATACCGACTCCTGTATCCCTTACTTCAACAATCCATTTGTTTTTAGTCTGTCTCACTACAATACCTATGGAACCTTTCTCTGTATACTTCAAAGCATTAGAAAGCAGATTATCCATTATATGATCCATCTTGCTCTTGTCCAGCCATACCTCAGACATCTCCGGTTCTACCTCCAGATAAAGTTCTATCTCCTTTTTGACTGCAGCCATACGGAAAGCAGACAACTTATCTTCCATGTACGCCTTTACATTATATAATGCCACTTCAAGATGTTCCGGGTGTGCCTCCACCTTTTGCAATTCCAGCAACTGAGTAATCATCGAAAAAAGCTTCTCTGCATTCTTCACTGCAATTGCCAATTTCTTCTTACTCTCCTCAGGCAAGTCACCCCGTTCTTCAAGTTCACTCAGCGGAGCTTTTATCAACGTTACCGGAGTGCGTATATCATGGGCAATTCCTATAAACGAATGAATCCGTTCCCTGATTTTATTCTCCCGCACCCTTTGCCGTCTGAACTGGAAGAAAAAACAACCTAATATCACAAGCAAAATCAGATAGATCGCTATGGCCCACCAGGATGCCCAAAGCGGATGATCGATAGATATTTCTACCGAACGTTCGCCAACCTGTTGCTGGGTATATTTATCGAATGCACGCAATTCAAAAGTATATTTTCCGGGAGGAAGATCCATATAGCCCACACTTTGAGCCACATCCCTGTGATGCCACTGCCGCTCATGGCCTTTCAGCCTGTATTCATACCTGATTTTATGTGGAGAAACAAAATTGATAGCCGAAAAAGAGATAGAGAAAGAATTCTGATTGTATTTCAGTTTCAGAGACTTGGTATCATTGATACCCGCCGTTAATGGCGAACCGGCTGCTCCTGCTTTTACCGACTCATAAGGTAATTTAAAGTCTGTGAATATCAATTCGACCGGTGCACTTTTAGAAAAGTCAAAAGAGGGTGTAAAGAAAAGAGCTCCTTCCGCTGTACCAAATGCCAGATGTCCGT
The nucleotide sequence above comes from Bacteroides intestinalis DSM 17393. Encoded proteins:
- a CDS encoding ROK family protein, with the translated sequence METYLGLDLGGTKLLIGEIDSRGNILRYKKYDSGYFNQQAALDIIKLSLDDYIKTVGWYDKKPLAMGVGLIGRVDPNQGIWLQIDPSRTQPIALAKELADIYGIPCHIDNDVKSATRAERVWGFGQISKNFIYLNIGTGIAVGTVVNGRQIRGSHFNAGEVGHVRVGVNVGIKCTCGRVDCVEAIASGIGFDRCARILQKDYTTDLHIPADKGERIPVSEIFALSRKGDPLCVKLVENASEALANLVMNLVRVTDPETIVLGGGVVADGYIHAKIMELLNPTTMRFVSNGVVITKLNPEFIGLLGAGAVAMNM
- a CDS encoding hybrid sensor histidine kinase/response regulator transcription factor, which produces MKDIFIMIKRTFILLLFISLYTSLFAGSFRHLNVREGLSSRQVYQICKDSTGFIWAYTHMGVDRYDGNEIRHYKLNETIDSKDHILSFTVMEIDKEGNLWIALRNGRIYRYDKLKDCFELQVDLSQSISFPVLNGIEFEENGGLWLSTSTGVYYWSRTDKVLSPAGLIGEWTNCIIKSAENTFFVGTNTEVYKMEKSRTTCQLSKEKVDIPVEARIEALFLYGTKLYVGTFSNSAFVIDLVTKQVKSLNSFIPGIPVRVFAHDGDHSILIGADGAGVFRIDAANETLTEHYITDEDDERSLTGNTVSDICVDEYGGIWVSTCTNGISYLDPNVPDVRWIKHERNNPSSLASDHVNVMLQDSEGDYWYGTNDGISVYRVKSKQWMHFLNGKGFAYSSVVLALCEDNEGNVWAGGYGIGLYRIQKKSGEVRKMPRQNKQADSGISTDYIYAIYSEGDYIWFGGIEGHFTRYNRRTDVYTYYPIDCVGDIKYGDKNTLLIAGCDGLGFFDKSTGEIKWQQKFGDITLHYPVRCLLRSSSGDIWLLTDGEGLIRFNPENDRSRIYTTADGLVSNSINSVAEDSNGHIWFSTEKELYCLDLVEDMVINGNDLLNIGWGYYNSNASLKTKDGHLAFGTAEGALFFTPSFDFSKSAPVELIFTDFKLPYESVKAGAAGSPLTAGINDTKSLKLKYNQNSFSISFSAINFVSPHKIRYEYRLKGHERQWHHRDVAQSVGYMDLPPGKYTFELRAFDKYTQQQVGERSVEISIDHPLWASWWAIAIYLILLVILGCFFFQFRRQRVRENKIRERIHSFIGIAHDIRTPVTLIKAPLSELEERGDLPEESKKKLAIAVKNAEKLFSMITQLLELQKVEAHPEHLEVALYNVKAYMEDKLSAFRMAAVKKEIELYLEVEPEMSEVWLDKSKMDHIMDNLLSNALKYTEKGSIGIVVRQTKNKWIVEVRDTGVGIPAEEQKNIFNEYYRAKNVVDSQEQGIGIGLMITSRIIKQHHGKIEFSSIENKGTTFTVTFPKKLRSGMVVVAKEDLPEVTSPDVSSQEEDDQTDKNILLLAEDDKDMREYLTDSLSSEYKVISVPDGGKALDMAREINPDIIISDIIMPVIQGDELCRILKSSVETSHIPVILLTALCERENIILGLESGANDYIIKPFDLSVLKVRLRNILQNRQHLRDTVLSSDIPVNEIDYSSQLDKEFLDSAMAAIDENMTNPEFSINDFCRALGMSRTSVYNKIKTLTGQGPNDFIRIVRLNKSKELLLSQKYSVGEVACMVGFSDPKYFSTCFKKQFGTSPSKF